One window of the Rosa rugosa chromosome 3, drRosRugo1.1, whole genome shotgun sequence genome contains the following:
- the LOC133741165 gene encoding glycerophosphodiester phosphodiesterase GDPD2-like, which yields MLQSSDIIMRGIKGNSILSFNTAAQFPIDFVEFDVQVTKDDCPVIFHDSFIVSEDKVISCVEFGFKMFSLRRELQTLSYQNFFPIDPGNSLERSSSMLICLFSY from the exons ATGTTGCAGTCCTCTGATATCATAATGAGAGGAATCAAAGGGAACTCAATCCTCTCCTTCAATACTGCTGCTCAATTCCCAATTGATTTTGTTGAGTTCGACGTTCAG GTGACCAAAGATGACTGTCCAGTAATTTTCCATGACAGCTTTATCGTCAGCGAGGACAAG GTGATATCTTGTGTGGAATTTGGTTTCAAGATGTTTTCATTGAGAAGAGAGTTACAGACCTTAAGCTACCAGAATTTCTTTCCTATAGACCCCGGAAACAGCTTGGAGAGGTCATCATCaatgttgatttgtttgttttcatattgA
- the LOC133737998 gene encoding uncharacterized protein LOC133737998, which yields MTTTTIHSRSNSKHQFYSRGTVPFSWENKPGVSKLSHIKTEAKTEYYFIKDDDYKLPPPPRVSFHGDYQLPLPPPCTFQAPISRNSSIKGLISNKAETEDPFQMAILECTKSIHNGGGNDSGDVATKGRRKTSLSLSPKQYGGFGSGLRSLFGSLSCKCSSSVRDESLVKVSRVPYQRDTVLINY from the coding sequence ATGACTACTACTACTATTCACAGTCGCAGCAATAGCAAGCACCAGTTCTACTCCAGAGGCACTGTGCCCTTCTCTTGGGAAAACAAGCCCGGAGTCTCCAAGCTGTCACACATCAAAACCGAAGCGAAAACGGAGTACTACTTCATCAAAGACGACGATTACAAACTACCACCACCGCCTAGGGTTTCTTTCCACGGGGACTACCAGCTCCCTCTTCCTCCTCCCTGCACTTTCCAGGCGCCCATTTCTAGAAACTCCTCCATTAAGGGCTTGATCAGCAACAAAGCCGAAACCGAAGACCCTTTTCAAATGGCCATCCTCGAGTGCACCAAGTCGATCCACAATGGTGGTGGCAATGATAGTGGGGATGTTGCTACCAAAGGTAGGAGGAAAACGTCGTTGTCTTTGTCCCCGAAACAGTACGGTGGGTTTGGATCTGGACTGAGAAGTTTGTTCGGGTCCTTATCGTGTAAATGCTCCAGCAGTGTAAGGGATGAAAGTTTGGTTAAGGTCTCTCGGGTTCCATACCAGAGAGATACAGTActtattaattattaa